In Funiculus sociatus GB2-C1, the genomic stretch TCTCTTCAATCTCCGCCCCCTAAAGCGTCTGCCAAATCCTGTAATTGCTTAGTCAGACTACACTTAAGGCTGGTTATTTGGCTACTGGGTCATCCAAATGAGCGAACGGTGAGTTAATCGATTAGGTGGTTCAACACGTAACACAAAAATTATTTGTTTGGGAGCGTGCCGAATTGTAATTCTAGCCCCTGTAATTTCTACATCCCAGTTATTAGAGTAACTCTGCCATTCATTTTGAACTATTCTAAAAATTTTATTGCCAAATTGGTCATAAAATAAAGCACTAATTCTGAATGGGCTTCCAATCTCTTCAGGAGGTTCGATTTTTAAGAGTGACTCCCCAAAAACCTCTATTAAATTGTATGTATCAATTATTGTTGTAACTCCTAAAACAATTTGAGGATGCTCATAACCAATATCAAAAGCCCCAAAGGAAAAACCATTTTCTAAACACTTTGGGCTTAGCAAAGCTCTTTTAATTTTTTCCTTTGACCAAATTTTTTTAGTTACATTATCATGGCAAGTTCCACAAAGCAAAGCCATTTTAGATGGTTCATGCTCTATAGCATCAACAAAAGCTGGATCAATATGCTCGTATTGATAAATAGCACTACCACAAACTACACATCCAAATCCACATCTTTGTCGGATTTCTCTTTTAATCGATAAAGGTATATCTTTACTTAAGCCATGCCTATTTTTATTATTGGAATTTATTTTGTTTCGTCTTTTTGCATCTCCCATAGTTACCTATACCAAAAGTAAGATTTATTTGACCAGTATGTTCACTGTCTAATTTACCAAAAATTAGCCGTCATACTAAGTATTCTAATAGTCAGTAGCATTCTTGTATTAGAGTGCATTATATAAAGATAGCAGTGTTGCTCTAGCGACTTGTAGATAGTAAGCAATTTTATGTAAAACATCACTTGCAAGCATTTCAATCATTGTCGCAGGGAATAATTGACAGTTGAATTTGAGACACTTGAAAATGTAGTGGAAAGCGATCGCGCCTTGAGGAAAAAATGACAGCATCAGAGATTGAGGTTAAGTTCACTGTAGCAGTCCCCAAAGTATCTGAAGAACACATAGCCCAAGCTCAACACAAAGCGCATGAGGCGTTTGTGATGGAACTGCTGAGGCAAGGAGATATCAGTGCGGGAAGGGCGGCAAAACTGTTAGATATAGATCGGTGGCAGCTAGGTGAGCTGATGTTTGTCTATGACATCTCACCTTTTGATGACACAATCACCAGAGAAGAACTAGAACACGAGGTAGCTGAATGCGCCCGTGATTTGGAGAAATTTCCTCAGTGATTGTTGTCTCGGATACTACGCCCCTAAGCGAACTAGCAAAAGTTGGACGGCTGACGTTACTACAGGACATCTTTGGGCGCGTCATCATACCCCTAGAAGTCTACAACGAGGTAACAACGGGAACTCACCCAGCTGTTACAGCAGTGCAGTCAGCAAGTTGGATTGAGGTGCAGTCAGTCACGGATATTAATAAAGTTCTTACCCTTCAAACAGATACAGGGCTTGATTTGGGTGAGTGTGCTGCCATTGTACTTGCTCAGGAGCTGGGAGCGAATCGGCTGCTGATAGATGAGCGTACTGCGCGGCGAGAGGCGCAAGTTCGGGGATTGCCTGTTATTGGCACGATTGGAATACTGTTGCTTGCCAAACAGAGATCGCATATCTCTAGCGTTAAAGAAGTGCTAGACGACTTGATAGCCAACGGCACACGCATTAGTCAACGGCTTTATGATGATGCCTTGACGATCGCAGGAGAGTAGGGCAATATTGTAGTATGCGTATTACAAATAACGGCGCTGCTTTGGGGAATTGCTCACCAAGCGGTTTGAATTGTGCAGTGCTTCGCACTATGGCGCTGCAACGCTTACGCATTTAAGTTTTTAACGATTATCTAACTTTAAAGGTGGTGAGATTGATGACAAAAGCTCTCAATCATGTTGATGTGTGCTTTGTAATTGATACAACTGGCAGTATGGGTGGTTTCATCCAAGAAGCAAAACAGCAATTGTTGGATACAATTCACCTGTTGTCCGCTGATATTGATATCGATTTGCAAGTCGGTTTAGTAGAATACCGCGATCATCCTCCACAAGATACGACTTTTGTAACTCGCGTCTATCCGCTGACTGCGAAGTTGCAGGAGATGCAGAAAAACATCAACAAACTAGAAGCTAACGGTGGTGGAGATCATCCGGAAGCGGTTTATGATGGCGTTCAGGATGCAGCGAATCAGATGAAGTGGAGACGCAACAGTTGTCGCTTCATCTTACTGGTGGGTGATGCGCCGCCACATGGTTTCCACGCAGATCGAGACAGCAGCGGCTTCACGCATACCGATCCGGCACGGTATCCTAATGGCTTAACGGTGCAGTCGGTGACGGCGGCGGCGGAAAATCAGCGGGTAACGGTTCATGCGCTGTGCATGGGAAGCGATCGCACTACGTTGCAGTCGTTTACCGCGATCGCAACTGGGACGGGTGGACAATGTGCGTCTGTCCGCGATGCTAAAGATGTTATCAGTCAAATGGTAACTGTGCTAACTAGCGAATTCCGTAACTTGGAATTTGACGGTAAAGTATTAGATACGGTACAGCGTCTTGGTTCTCTAGATGTCAGCGCTACTGCTGAAACTCTCGCTTGTCCAAGACTGCAAGTTGCATCTGCGATCGCGCGACTTGGAAAGCGTGGCTTTTTAAAGGCATTAATTGTCTAGGTAATGCTTGCGTGACCTAACTTTGTAGAGCATACATACTTTAGTACGAGAGGAACAGTAATAGTGGCTTCGACTTGAGCGAAGCAGCGAACGTGGGAGGAAGGAGCGAAGAACCTGGGAGGTAAGCGATTAAGTAGCTATCCTTTAAAAAGTGTGTAATAACTAACCAGCGGAGTTCCTCTTCTGATTGCGATCGCTTTGCTCTCTTAACTTGCACGCAAGCAATCCCTAATATATATAATTAATGGCGAAACAACGACTCGACACATTATTAGTAGAACTTGATTTATGCGTCTCCCGACAGTTAGCACAACGGCTAATTCGAGCTGGGGAGGTAATGGTAAATCAGCAAGTCATTGATAAGCCGGGAACTGAGGTAGAAACCGAGGCAAAAATTAAAATTAAAGAGCGATCGCGTTTTGTTTCTAGAGGCGGTGAAAAACTTATCCATGCTTTAGAAGAATTTGGCATTTCCGTACAAGATCGTATTTGCTTAGATGGCGGAATTTCTACTGGCGGATTCACAGATTGTTTGCTGCAAGCTGGGGCAAAAAAAGTTTACGGGATTGATGTTGGTTACGGACAAGCTGACTGGAAATTACGCAATGATGAGCGGGTAGTGTTGAAAGAACGGACTAATCTGCGCTATCTCACACCCGAAGAATTGTACGGTGATGAACAGCCAGCAGATTTAACAGTTGTAGATGTTTCGTTTATTTCCCTAACCAAAATTCTCGATGCTTTGTGGCAATTAACGCAGCCTCCCAGAGAAGCGGTATTGTTAGTGAAGCCGCAGTTTGAAGTTGGGCGCGAACGTGTAGGTAAAAAAGGCGTAGTACGAGATACTGACGATCAGGCAAATGCGATTTTTCAGGTATTGCAAACAGCCCAACAATTAGGGTGGAATTATCGCGGCTTAATTTGGTCGCCAATAACTGGCCCGGCTGGGAATATCGAGTATTTGTTGTGGTTAGGAATGGAGAACGCTACACCAAATATAGACTCCACCCCCGTTAATCCAGAGGGGGCTAAGCTGAGCTTAGAGGAGATTAAACAAATTACTCAAGCTGCTGCATCTCACTTTCGGAGTAATTTAAAATCGTAAATTTTTCTGTCATCTTTGTTACTGTTTCTCTAGATTCAGGTGAAATGAAGACAGAAGCATTCAGAGGGCGATCGCATGAGTACCGAAGAACAAGCACGGGGATTGATGGCACAACACCGTCAACACAAAGAACACTTGCATGATTCGATGTTAAGTCGTGCGGAAGCGGCGGAACCCGAAAACGCCCACACCCAGGAACAGGCGCGAGAATTGATGGCGCAGTACCGTCAACATAAGGAACACTTGCACGATTCGATGTTAAGCCGTGCGGAAGCTGAAATTGGTGTTCCCCAGGAAACTACCGACACTTCTGAGTAGCAACGCTTGTTTCTAAATTCTGATCAAACTAGCCTTTGCGTTGGCAGGCTTTGTTTTGCTTCGCGACATGAATGTATAGCCACCATCTTAGTCGTTCGGCATTCCCAGGTTTTGCTGTAATTCCTGGCGCAAGCGATAGAGAATTGTATTTGGTTCGACTTGGCTAAGAATCTCTTGAATCACAGTATTAGCTCCCAGTTGTCCCCAAGTGCAGCCTTGTTCTAGATAAGCCTGCGCCGCACGACCGACCGCGTAAGCTCCGTATCCGGCGATACCAGCTTGCGCGATCGCAGCGGAGCCATAAGCAGTAAGATTAGTTGCATTCTCACCACTAGCGACAGCAGCAGCACTCTTACCCAACCCAAAAACGATACTTGTACCGAGTTCACCCAGCAGCAAGCCACCAGAACTCAATAGAATTGTTTTCAGAAGCTTACCAGCTTCATATCCAGTCATGGGAAGACCGTACAACCTCGCTAGAGAGCGAATCAGAGCCAAATCTGCCACCGTTCCTCCCAAAACGTCCAAAATAGCAATCGGATTAAGGGCGACGGCGAGAGCCTTGTATCTGACAAAACTCCAAATCAGCTTTTCTGCATCAGCGTCAAGCCCTGCTACAGTTTTTTCGGCAATATTCGCCTCAGCAACTCTTGCTTGAACTAAAGCATTGAGAGCCAAAAGCGATCGCCCTTCCCGATTTAAAATATTCAAAATCTTCTGCTTCAACTCGTCTACTTGTGGCGGCGGCGTTTCCCATTCATAACTTATACGACCATCAGGCCATTCAACGCGCACTGAAAGCGGTGCAGGTTCCGCCGCCACCATCACAATTTCATCCTCTTCTAGAGGTCTGGTTAATTGCGTCTCCAAGCTACCAGCACCCAGTTGTTGCAAATTGCGATAAATTGTTTTTCGGTCTATCTCAGGATATAAATCTATCTTGTTAAAGACCAAAATTAAAGGTTTTTGAGTTTGGCGCAATTCGCAAAGCGCCTGATATTCAGTTCGCGTGATGTCACCAGAAACTACAAACAAAATTAAGTCAGCTTGACGCGCTACACCCCGCGCCATTTCTGCGCGTGCTTGTCCCTGAATTTCATCCAATCCAGGCGTATCAATTAACTCCACCTGCACTTTACTATTAGTGCTAGGTGTCCACCGCACCGACCGAGGCCACTGAGTCACGCCATTGAGGGGGCCTGTTTGCAGAATCTTTTCTCCCATCAAGGCGTTCAAAACCGCCGACTTACCACGACTAACTAAACCAAAAGCAGCAATGTGAATAACGCTAGAGTCTAGCTTTTCTAAACTATTCGTCAAAACTTCTAGTTCAGTTTGCAAAGCGGCTGTCGGGGAATGGGGTTTTACCCGTGTTTTGGAAGAATACCAGGATAGCGCTTGTCGTAAACTAGCACGAGCGCGGTTGATGTGAGTTTCTTGCAGGTTGGTACGTGCTGGCTTTGTCTGACGCTCAGCAGGTGCATTAGTTTGGGACGATTGAGGATTCAAGGCTACATAGAACCAGAGGCTACAGATCCATTTTCGTTTAATTACAGTTCGGATGAGATCGCTCTTGATTGGGAAAATATATAATCAAGAGCGCATTTCTACAGTTCAACTGCAAGAAGCGATCGCTTCTTGCTGCGTGTAGCTAGCTATTAAAGCAGATGATTCCCACAGCCGCATTCAACTCAGCAACCCAGGAGGTTACTTACTCCACTCTACAAAAGTAGGTTGTACCTTTGTACCCTTCTCCGTTACCCCACTAAATGAGGCGGAAGCACCGGGGGGAACAGTTGCAGGTTGAGCCAAGATGAAGCCATTATCTATTAAATTGCCTTTGCGATCGCGTACTTCATAATTAACCTTGATATTTTGCGCTGTATCGCCAGTTTGATTAGTAACTCTTCCCTCTAGCAAATTACCATCATATTTCACATTACTGATAGGCATTCTGGCAGCTTCAGCATCAACTGCACTTAGCCTTTGTGGATTAATTGAAGGGGTATTTTGTTTGCACAAAGCACCTAAATTCACAGTTCTGCCATCAGCAGTTTGCATATAGCAAGCTAATGAATCAGTCGGTGATTGTGCGACCAACTCAGATGCAGTGAAAAAAGAAAGTAATAACAATAATACAATTGTAGTTAAGCGCCCAAGTTTTAGCATAATATTTTTTACGTATTATTCATATCTTGCACTATTTTTAATAATCTGGAGGCTGAGCCTGGTAAAGAGAATTAGCCTGCAAAGGCAGGCTTTGTTTGTGTAGCGCCATTTAGTCTGAGCGCACTTTTTCTTAAGGTATTGCCAGTCTCCGATTAACACGGCGACGAGTTCTGAGAGTGTCATCTATTCTGGCTTTCTGTGCCGCTGCACTAGCTGTCAAACCTAAATCTTGCATAATTCTCCAAGCAGCAAGTTCACCAGTTGCACAGCCACCTTCCATGTAACCTTGCGCTGCCAAAGAGCAATGTTCGCCAGCAAAAAAGAGATTGCCTACACGCTCTCTTTCTGCACCAGCAATTGTACTATATTGCCCGACTAACCAACAGGAATAAGAACCACGACTATAACGTTCTCCAGGCCAATAAGCTCGAATTGCTTCGCCTTGTCGCTTAGCAGTAATTCCGGGGAAAATTCGCTCTAATTGTGGTAATAATATTTGAGCTTGAGTTTCCGGAGTTCCACTCCCCAAAGCTACACCGTTGCGTCCGCCTGTATAGTTAGTTATGAAACCGCTAGTACCAGGGGCGTAACGAGTTGGTTCCCAGCTAGATTGAAACCCTAAATCTGTATATACTGCTGCGGTTGAATTATAGCGAGTGCGCCAGATTCTTTCCTGGTAGGCTGTGATTAATTTAGAATTAGTGCCATAGCCTAATTGAGCGATCGCTAACTTTTTCGCAGGGGGTAAATCAACAGCTAGGGGAATTTGTCGCAGGACGCTAAAAGGCAACGTCAATAAAACTCGCTCATAAATGCGATCGAAAGCGCTTGCTCCCGATCGTAAACTTACTTGGTAGCGACCATCAGGAAGGGTGCGAATTGCATCTAAAGCTGTTCCTAATTGGATAAAAGGTGATAATCTCGCCGCGAGTCTTTGAGGAACTTGTTCGTTACCTCCGACAACATGAAAACGCTCATCACTGAACCCGTAGACGCTAAAATCTTTTGGCAAAGGCTCATAAAAGAAGAATAATAAATTTAAACAAGATTGTTCTTCTGGTTCTCTACCGTATTCTGTGGTGTAAGCTAACCGAATCATCTGCCGCAAAATTGGGCTAATTGGTGCAGAGTCTAAATATTGAGCGATTGAGGTACGGTCTAAATTAAGCCCCGCCTGATTGTATGATTTGTAGGTAACTCCATCGCCAATTGCTGCTAAATCCTGAGATATTTTCTGCGCCAAAGGTACGAAAAAATTAGCAACATCGGTGAGAGTATATTTTGTTCCTTGAAAATACCAAGTTTCTCCTACTAACCCGCGATCGATAGGTTTCAGGTTAATGGCGGTTAAGCCGAGTTCGCTGACAAGACGGCGCATGAAAGTATGACCGGAGTCGATAAATTCTCCGCCGAGTTCTACGGTGGTAGAAGTTCCGGCGGCGTTGGGTAAACTCCGCATTCGTCCGCCGATGCGGTTGTTCGCCTCGACAATATCCACAGGAACGCCAGCTTGAGATAAGCGGTAGCCAGCGATTAAACCTGCAATTCCTGCACCTACAATTAGCACTTTAGAACCACTAGCTACTGCAACGGAATCGCGATCGCGTCCCAATGCTGCTGTACCCAGTGCTGAAGCTGCTGCTAAACCTCCATAAAGCAGGCGGCGGCGAGATATTTTTTCGGCGAACATATCGCGGACTTCAGCGGTAGGAATTCCACTGTTGAGGGAAGTTTGAGCGATTTTGTAAGCGCGATGCAGGGTTTCCAGCAGAATAGACCTAGCCATTTTTTGTCAAGTGTGGCAAAGTGCTTTAACAATATATCCTCAGCAAGATGTATTGTCATGTGCAAGAGACGAAGTGAGGAAGTTCTCGATGGGAATCTCAAAGCGATCGCTTTTAAGGTACGCCCCCTTTAGTGGTTATTCGCTTTCCTTAAGTTTGCTGTTAGTTGGAATGCTTACATCAACTGGGGTAGCCCAAACTACTCCCTCCGAGTCAGCCCCTTTTAACGGACTTGGGCTACTAGCCGACGAATCGATCCCCCAGGGGGACAGCAACGAAGCCAGAATTTCCGAAGATGTGGGTTTCAGTCCCCGTTTTGGAGTTGGTTACAGCACATCGGGCGCTGGCTTTGATGCGTTTACCAGCTTCGAGGGTTTTGTTCCCCTATTGCAAACTGCGGGAAGCAACCTGACATTTCTGGAAGGACGGTTGCTTTGGTCAACCAATAATTCTACACTCGGCGGCAATGTATTATTGGGACACCGATTTTACAACTCGTCTGATAATAGAATCTTTGGCGGTTACGTTTCCTATGACAACCGCAACACCGGGAATGCTGTTTTTAACCAACTCGGTACGGGTTTTGAAAGTTTAGGTGAAAACTGGGATTTCCGAATTAACGCTTATATTCCTATTGGCGATACCCGACAA encodes the following:
- a CDS encoding HNH endonuclease, with product MGDAKRRNKINSNNKNRHGLSKDIPLSIKREIRQRCGFGCVVCGSAIYQYEHIDPAFVDAIEHEPSKMALLCGTCHDNVTKKIWSKEKIKRALLSPKCLENGFSFGAFDIGYEHPQIVLGVTTIIDTYNLIEVFGESLLKIEPPEEIGSPFRISALFYDQFGNKIFRIVQNEWQSYSNNWDVEITGARITIRHAPKQIIFVLRVEPPNRLTHRSLIWMTQ
- a CDS encoding UPF0175 family protein, with protein sequence MTASEIEVKFTVAVPKVSEEHIAQAQHKAHEAFVMELLRQGDISAGRAAKLLDIDRWQLGELMFVYDISPFDDTITREELEHEVAECARDLEKFPQ
- a CDS encoding DUF3368 domain-containing protein, whose product is MIVVSDTTPLSELAKVGRLTLLQDIFGRVIIPLEVYNEVTTGTHPAVTAVQSASWIEVQSVTDINKVLTLQTDTGLDLGECAAIVLAQELGANRLLIDERTARREAQVRGLPVIGTIGILLLAKQRSHISSVKEVLDDLIANGTRISQRLYDDALTIAGE
- a CDS encoding vWA domain-containing protein, whose protein sequence is MTKALNHVDVCFVIDTTGSMGGFIQEAKQQLLDTIHLLSADIDIDLQVGLVEYRDHPPQDTTFVTRVYPLTAKLQEMQKNINKLEANGGGDHPEAVYDGVQDAANQMKWRRNSCRFILLVGDAPPHGFHADRDSSGFTHTDPARYPNGLTVQSVTAAAENQRVTVHALCMGSDRTTLQSFTAIATGTGGQCASVRDAKDVISQMVTVLTSEFRNLEFDGKVLDTVQRLGSLDVSATAETLACPRLQVASAIARLGKRGFLKALIV
- a CDS encoding TlyA family RNA methyltransferase, whose protein sequence is MAKQRLDTLLVELDLCVSRQLAQRLIRAGEVMVNQQVIDKPGTEVETEAKIKIKERSRFVSRGGEKLIHALEEFGISVQDRICLDGGISTGGFTDCLLQAGAKKVYGIDVGYGQADWKLRNDERVVLKERTNLRYLTPEELYGDEQPADLTVVDVSFISLTKILDALWQLTQPPREAVLLVKPQFEVGRERVGKKGVVRDTDDQANAIFQVLQTAQQLGWNYRGLIWSPITGPAGNIEYLLWLGMENATPNIDSTPVNPEGAKLSLEEIKQITQAAASHFRSNLKS
- a CDS encoding DUF697 domain-containing protein, producing the protein MQETHINRARASLRQALSWYSSKTRVKPHSPTAALQTELEVLTNSLEKLDSSVIHIAAFGLVSRGKSAVLNALMGEKILQTGPLNGVTQWPRSVRWTPSTNSKVQVELIDTPGLDEIQGQARAEMARGVARQADLILFVVSGDITRTEYQALCELRQTQKPLILVFNKIDLYPEIDRKTIYRNLQQLGAGSLETQLTRPLEEDEIVMVAAEPAPLSVRVEWPDGRISYEWETPPPQVDELKQKILNILNREGRSLLALNALVQARVAEANIAEKTVAGLDADAEKLIWSFVRYKALAVALNPIAILDVLGGTVADLALIRSLARLYGLPMTGYEAGKLLKTILLSSGGLLLGELGTSIVFGLGKSAAAVASGENATNLTAYGSAAIAQAGIAGYGAYAVGRAAQAYLEQGCTWGQLGANTVIQEILSQVEPNTILYRLRQELQQNLGMPND
- a CDS encoding FxLYD domain-containing protein encodes the protein MQTADGRTVNLGALCKQNTPSINPQRLSAVDAEAARMPISNVKYDGNLLEGRVTNQTGDTAQNIKVNYEVRDRKGNLIDNGFILAQPATVPPGASASFSGVTEKGTKVQPTFVEWSK
- a CDS encoding flavin monoamine oxidase family protein, whose product is MARSILLETLHRAYKIAQTSLNSGIPTAEVRDMFAEKISRRRLLYGGLAAASALGTAALGRDRDSVAVASGSKVLIVGAGIAGLIAGYRLSQAGVPVDIVEANNRIGGRMRSLPNAAGTSTTVELGGEFIDSGHTFMRRLVSELGLTAINLKPIDRGLVGETWYFQGTKYTLTDVANFFVPLAQKISQDLAAIGDGVTYKSYNQAGLNLDRTSIAQYLDSAPISPILRQMIRLAYTTEYGREPEEQSCLNLLFFFYEPLPKDFSVYGFSDERFHVVGGNEQVPQRLAARLSPFIQLGTALDAIRTLPDGRYQVSLRSGASAFDRIYERVLLTLPFSVLRQIPLAVDLPPAKKLAIAQLGYGTNSKLITAYQERIWRTRYNSTAAVYTDLGFQSSWEPTRYAPGTSGFITNYTGGRNGVALGSGTPETQAQILLPQLERIFPGITAKRQGEAIRAYWPGERYSRGSYSCWLVGQYSTIAGAERERVGNLFFAGEHCSLAAQGYMEGGCATGELAAWRIMQDLGLTASAAAQKARIDDTLRTRRRVNRRLAIP